The Streptococcus iniae genome contains the following window.
TCTAGAGTGGGTAAAACAGCAGATTTTCCTTTGTAATCTCCTTTCACCCCAAAGAAATTATAATAAGGTTTTTGACTCAATTGGGATTGGCCATTTTGCGACTCTAGAGTTGCTTGCGCAAGCATCACTGACGTATATAGATCATTTTTTCTTGCTATATCTGCCGCTGAATGTGCACTTTTTCTTATAAATGATAAAGAGGCTGTTTCAGCTAAAGGTTTCAAATCTTGCCTAGCTTTTTTTAAAGACCATACTGAAACTAGTAATGTCAAAAGAACAAAACTTAAAACAGTTAACTTAAACCCTTTTGAACTTGTTTTTTTTAGCTGATAACTTCTTTTTCTTTTTTTTCTGCCCATCCTAATAACAATTCTTCCTATTGCTTTTTTTATTAGTATATCAAAAAACTAGAATCCTAACAGACTCTAGTTTCCTTTTTTTAAACTTTTATGCTTTTTTGCGTAAAGCACCAAACAAGATTCCAGAAACAACTGCTCCTATTGCAATGAAGACAAGATAGAGTAATGGATTACTTGTTAAAGCAATAACGAAAATCCCACCATGTGGAGCCATAAGTTTAATACCTGCTAAACCAACAAGTGCTCCTGCTAATGCAGAACCTGCAATAAAACTTGGAATAGCTCGAGCTGGATCAGCTGCACCAAATGGAATAGCACCTTCAGTAATGAATGAAAGCCCCATTACAATATTTGTTAAACCAGATTCACGTTCTTCTTTTGTAAATTTATCTTTAAAAAGTAATGTTGCAACAAATACAGCTAATGGCGGAACCATACCACCTGCCATGACAGCAGCCATAACAACAGAGCCTCCATCAGAAACAGTTGCTGCAAGAGTTCCTGTACCAAAGACATAAGCTGCTTTATTAACTGGACCACCCATATCAACAGCCATCATCCCCCCAACAAGTAGTCCCATAAGAATTGCAGAGCTACCTGACAAGCCTTCTAAAAAGCTATTAAGAGCGGTATTGATTGCTGCCATTGGAATATTAACAAATAGCATTAAAAATCCAGTAATAAGAACACCAAGCAATGGGTAAAGAAGAATAGATTTAACACCTTCTAATGACCTTGGAAGTCCTGACAAGAGTTTGCGAAGAGCTAAGATAACTCCTCCAGCAAGAAAACCACCAACTAAAGCTCCCAAGAAGCCAGAAGGAACACCTGCAAGAGCTAATGAAGCTTCACCGCCTTGAGCAAATGGCACCTTCCCAAAAGCAAGACCGCTTGAGGCAATTGCTCCTGCTACAAAACCTGCTACAAGACCCGGTTTTTCAGCAATAGAATAAGCAATATAGCCTGCTAGAACAGGTAGCATGAATGAGAATGCTGCGCCACCAATCTTCATAAAGATTGCAGCTATTTCGTGATATGACCCAAGATTTCCTAATTGATCCTTAGGCACACCAAGCATGTTATCAAGTAAGAATGCAATAGCAATCATAATACCGCCACCAATAACAAATGGCAACATTTGAGAGACACCACCCATTAAGTGTTTATAGAAAGCTCCTCCAAGACTCATTTTTTCTGAACTTGAGGCCTTTTCAGACACTGCATTTTTAGCTTGATATGGTCTTGCTTCACCAGTCATAAGCATGGTAATCAATTCTTCACTTTTCTTAATACCATCAGCTACAGGTCTTGAAACCAGTGGTTTTCCATCGAAACGATCCATCTCAACAGCTTTATCTGCAGCAACAATAACCCCTTTAGCTTTTTTAATGTCATCAGCGGTTAGACGATTTCCAACACCAGATGCTCCATTAGTTTCAACTTTTATAGCAATTCCCATCTCTTTAGCTTGTTTTTTCAAAGCTTCTTCTGCCATATAAGTGTGTGCAATTCCAGTTGTACATGCTGTAACTGCAACAATAAAATCACTTGCCATCACTGGTTGAACTTGTTCTTTTGCTTTCTCTTCTTTTTCTGAAGCATCAAATAAAGCAATGACATCATCAGCAGACCTAGTTTTTCTCAGTTGGTCAGCAAAACCGTCTTTTAACAAGTATTGTGATAACTGCGCAAGAGCAGCTAAATGTGTATCGTTAGCGCCATCTGGTGCAGCAATCATAAAGAATAAATCTGTTGCTTGTCCATCTAATGAAGCATAGTCAACACCTTTATTTGATTTAGCAAAGAGAACACTTGCTTGGCTGACAGCAGAATTTTTACTATGCGGCATTGCAATTCCATCACCTAATCCTGTTGATGTCTGTGCTTCACGCGCCATAATTCCAGCTTTAAATGTTTCAAAATCAGTAACAACCTTATTGTCAACTAAATTTGAAATCATTTCATCAATTGCAGCTTCTTTGCTTGTTGCTTGTAAGTCTAAGATCATCAGATCTTTGTTTAGTAAATCCTGTAATTTCATCTTTTTTCTACCTCAACTTGTTGATAAATGTCTTTAATAAATGTCATAGTAGCTAAATCATCTGAGAAGGCCGTTGATGTCCCACAAGCAACTCCCCACTTCAGAGATTCAATCGGATCAAGTGTCGCTACATATTTCCCAGTGAAACCTGCAACCATTGAGTCACCAGCTCCAACAGAATTTTTCACCTGTCCTTTAATAGGTTTTGCAAAATAATTTCCCTCTGGCGTTACTAATAAAGCTCCATCGCCAGCCATTGAGATAATGACATTTTGAGCGCCCATATCCAATAATTTTGATGCATATGTTTCAACATCATCTAAACCATTCAATGTAACATTAAAAATAGCTTCAAGTTCATGATTATTCGGTTTGACTAATAAAGGCTGATAAGCCAAGGAATCCAGTAAAGTTTGTCCCTCAAAATCACAGACCACCTGAGCACCCAAGTTCCTAACGTAAGGAATTAAATCTCGGTAGACACCATTACCAATATTTGATGGTGCAGAACCTGCAAAAACTACCGTATCATTGGCTGATAATGTCGAAAAAACTGTTTTTAAAGAAGCTAAATCTTCTGATAAAATTTCGGGACCTTGTCCATTGATTTCAGTTTCTTGCTCAGACTTAATTTTTACATTAATCCGAGTATCGTCTTTCACAGTAACAAATTGTGTCTGAACGCCCTCATTGAGTAAAGACTGTTCAATAAAGTTACCTGTAAAACCACCAAGAAATCCAGTTGCAACATTATCAATAGCTAAACGTTTTAAAATCCGGCTAACATTGATACCTTTACCACCGGCAAATTTATCATCGCTATCCATTCGGTTCACTGCTCCATTTTCCAAATGGTCTATCCTAACAATATAATCAATAGATGGATTCAGCGTTACTGTATAAATCATACTTCAATCACCTTTGCTTTCTCCTTTACCTTCTTTAATAATGGATTCGTTGAAGAACCCGTAATAATTGTAAGATTATCAATAGGGGCAACGTTAATAAATGATACTTGACCAATCTTCGACGCATCAGCAAGGATATAACTTGATTTAGCGTTGCTGACTATGGCTTTTTTGATAACTGCCTCTTCCATATCAGGGGTTGTCAAAAACTGATCATCAATCCCATTCATGCCAATAAAAGCTTTGTCAAAATTCATATTTTGTATTTGAGATAATGCAACACTACCAACGCTTGCATCAGTCGTCACTTTTACAACACCACCAATAATAATTGTTTTTATATTCATATCAACAAGTCTAGCAGCGTGGTGAATAGAATTAGTCACAACTGTGACATTTCGATACTCCAGTTTGTCAATCATAAATTCTGTTGTTGTACCTGCATCAATAAAAATAACATCCTTATCAAAAATAAATTCTGAAGCTTTTTCAGCAATTTTCATTTTTTCTTGACTGTTTTTGACAGATTTCTCTTGATTGGACAATTCTTCTTGCATGGAATGAATTGACTCCGCACCACCATGAACTCGGTGAAGCTTTCCTTCGCTCTCTAATTCATCCAAATCTCTACGTACAGTAGACTCAGATGAATTAAGTAAGTCAATTAAATCCTCTAAAGCAACAAAACTATCACTTATTATTTTCTCCATAATCAACTGTTTACGTCTTGATTTTAGGATAATAACACCCCTTTCTGAAATCGTTTACAAGTCCATTATACTCTTTTTGACTTCAAAGTCAAGCATTTTCTGTCATTTTCTGTCAAATCACCACAGAAAAAAACTAGGAAATATATTCCTAGTTAATCAACTTATTTAATGTTTAGAACGTCTTCTTTGGTATGAACCATTTGTGTGATTAAACGACAATACGGTGTATCAATGCCAAGTTTTTGACCTTTAGCACTAACAGCACCATTCAAGAAGTCAATCTCTGTTTTACGGTGATTTTGAACTAAATCTTGGTGCATTGATGGGTAATGATGAGCTGCTTTGACAGAAGTATCCATAACATATTTTGTAATTTCAGCTTCATCCAAAGTAACCCCTTCTGCTTGCCCTACAATGACAAATTCATGAATAATTTCTTCAACCATTTTAAGACCATCTTGACTAGCAAAAAGTTCACCAATTGTACAATCAAGCAAAGCACATGTTGAGTTCATTGTGCCATTAACACAAGCTTTTCTCCAAATATTTGGCAAAACATTCTCATCATAGGTTGCAAATAATTTTGCTTCTGTAAGCATTTCAGCAACTTGATGACCTGCTTCTTGATTTTCTGGATCCATGCTTTGAAGGTTGAGAGCTCCAACACCTTGTAAATGGGCATGTCCTGGACCTTTAAGACCAGCAGTCCAAACAGTAACACCCATTAAAATGTTATGTACTGGAATGTATTGGCGGATAACTTCTTCATGACCAAGACCATTGAGAAGACAAAGTACTTTTGTTTCTTTACCAATAATAGCTTTAACGTCTTGTAACATTTGTGGTAACTGCATAGCTTTTGTAAACAAGATGATTAAATCAGCTTCTTTAGTAGCTTCAGTTGGCTTCATAATTGGAAGGTTTACAGTTTCTTCAACATCACCAGTGATTTTTAAGCCATTTTCTTTAATGGCATTAATATGATCTTCCCAGTTGTCTAAGAGGATAACATCGTTATTTGTTTTTGAAATTTGGTAACCAAAACGACACCCCATTGCACCAGAACCAGCAATATAAACTAACATGTTTTTCTCCTTTTTCTTTTAGCCTTCAAATACAAAGATATCTTCTTTGTAAAGTTTTAATACATCTTTACTAATTTTATGTGCAGCAAAAGCAACACTAAATGGAATCACAAGCCATGCAAGAATAATAATCATGATATTGCTTCCTCCTGCAAGTGAAGCTATCGGACCTACAGCACCAACAAGACCAAAACCAGATGAAGCTGGTGTACCAACAAGATTAAACATAGGAACCATTAATGAACTCATTGCTGCTGTAACAAGCATTGGAATTGCCATCACTGGATGTTTCAAAAAGTTTGGCATCATCATTTTCATAGCACCCAAGGCAATAGCAATTGGGACACCTGATTTGTTAACTTTTAGTGTTGCCCATACTAATACTGCTGCAGTTGAAGCTATACCCATTGATGCTGCCCCAGCAGCCATACCATTTAAGCCAATAGCTAAACCGATTGCAACAGTTGAAATTGGACTAACAATTAAAATAGCAAAGGCCATGGCAATTAAAATTGACATTAGGATTGGTTGTAAGGTTGTAAATGAGTTGATTCCTTGCCCAATTAAAGTGGTTACATAAGATACATATGGAAGCAATTTCCAACCAATATAACCAACACCAGTACCAATCAAAATTGGAAGAAGGATGATTGTCAATGAACCAAGTTTATTGACAAACCATTTAACAGCTAAAACAGCTAAACTTGCAGTAATCATCATATTGATAAGGTCGCCAATACCTCGTAATTGGAAAGAACCTGTCGCTACACCTTTTTGAATAACTTCAGTGTACATCCACGCTCCTGAACCAATATAGGCCGCACCACCAACTGCTAATTGTTGCATAGGTGTAAATTTAAATTGTTGACCAATTAAAAATCCTGCCATAATAGGTGTGAAAAATTGGAAAACTTGAACAATATGTAAAAACTCTGCAGCAAAAACATTTGATACAAATGGTTTTAAAAATGTTGCCAAGATAGCGTTTGGAATGAGGGCAACTACAATTGCAATTGCTGTTCCCGCTAGAACTTTATTGATAAAAGAGCTAAACGTCTCTTTGTTTGTATCTGTCATGACATGACCTCGCTTAATTTTTATAGTGTGAAATCAATCACATTTATAACGTTAATTATATCACAAAGAAAATTCCTTGTCATAGTGATTTTCAGTAATAAGTATGGTTAATTTTTATAGTTTCATAAACTTTTCTTATAGTTTTTCAATCAATGAAGTCGAATGAACAAGCCGATTATCACGCTCAGGATAAATATAATTAATAGCTTGGTTAACAGCAATTGGAGCTTCACCAAAACCAGTTGCAATGAGGTCAACTTTGCCGTCATAATCAGCCGCATCGCCAATTGCAAAGATTCCCTCTTGGCTAGTTTGGAAGAGATTAGAAACCTTAATGCTTGACTTTTTATAATCTAAATTCCAGCTTTTAAGATTTTTATTTGAAGTTGAAAAGCCAAAGCTTACAATCAAGGCATCTAAGTCTAAATCTAAAATTTCTTCATCTTTAACTTTTTGAACAATCACTTTTGAAAGATGCCCATCTTTTCCTTCCAAAGCAAGCGGAATATAGGGCGTTAAAACCTGAATTTTTGACGCTTTAAGTAATTCGACACTATGTTCATGTGCTCTAAACGCTTCTCGTCTATGCACTAGAGTCACACTCTCAGCAATATCTTCTAATGCTAAAGCCCAGTCGAGAGCAGAATCTCCTCCCCCACAGATGCCAACTCTACGCCCTGTAAACTGTTCTAATTTATGGACATTGTAAAAAAGTGTCTTGTCTGCAAAGTCCTCTTCACCTTCCAATCCTAATCTTCTTGGAGCGAAAGCACCATTTCCACAAGCGATAATAATCGCTTTACTATAACGAACTGTTTTGTTTGTTTGAATATGAAAAACAGCCTCTTTTTGCTCAAACGCAAGAACTTCTTCTTTGAGACAAGTACTTATCCGGTCTTTAAAGCGACCAAGTTGCTTGAGCATATTTGTCGTCAAGTCAGCGCCACTAATTGCAGGATAAGCAGGAATATCATAAATAACTTTTTCAGGATATAAAATAGCCGGTTGTCCTCCCAACTCAGAAAGGCTTTCAATAATATTGACCCTCATACCTCTTAGACCAGCATAATAAGCTGCAAAGAGCCCTACAGGGCCCCCTCCAATAATTGTAATATCATATATAGTGTCACTCATTTAGTTGATTACGCTCCTTTATTTGACCAGTTATCTTTTCTAGCATTTCTTTTTCTTCATCAGTAAATGTATACTTGTCTAATAAGTCAGGGCGACGATCTAAGGTTTTTTTCAAACTTTGCTCTAGTCGCCATTTCCTAATATTTTCATGATGCCCACTCATCAAGACATCTGGAACCTTCATTCCTCTAAAATCATAAGGTCTCGTGTATTGTGGGTATTCTAAAAGACCTGAAGAAAAAGAATCATCCTGGTGACTAGCTTCTTTACCAATAACATTTGGAATCAATCTTACCGTAGCATCAACAATGGTCATTGCTGCTAATTCTCCACCAGTTAAGACAAAATCTCCCAATGAGAGTTCATCTGTTACAAGCTCTTTAATGCGTTCATCATAGCCTTCATAATGTCCACAAATAAAAATTAATTCCTCTTCTTTTGCTAACATGTCAGCATCGCTTTGAGTAAATCTTTTTCCTGCCGGATCTAGGAGTATGACTCTGGGATTTTTAGCCTTAATTTTTTCAATTGTATCATAGATAGGCTGCGCTCTTAAAAGCATCCCTTGCCCGCCACCATATGGCTCATCATCAACATGGCGAGCTTTCTCTGCATTGTCTCTAAAATTATGATAATGAATATTTAGCAGTCCTTTTTCAACAGCTTTACCTACAATGGAAGCTTCTAAAGGTGTAAACATCTCTGGAAAAAGGGTTAAAATATCAATTTTCATCATCTAAGCCTTCCATAATGTCAACGTCAACACGCTTGTTAGCAATATCAACATTTAAAACAACTGGTGGAATAAATGGCAACAATAAATCACGTTTCCCTTTTCGGCTAACAACCCAAACATCATTTGCACCAGGCTGTAAAATTTCTGTGATAGTTCCTACTAAAACATCATGTTCATAAACGTCTAATCCAATAATCTCATGGTAATAATACTCATCATCATTCAATTCTGAAAGCTTGTCTTCTGAAACCTTTATGGTAAAACCCTTATACTTTTCAATGTCATTAATATGGTAGTGATTTTTAAATTTGATAATATCAAAATTTTTCTGTTTTCGGTGACTTGCAATTTCAATCTCTTGAACAAATTGATCCTTATCATCAAATAAAGCTAAAATATTCCCTTTTTTAAACCGTTCATCTGCAAAATCACTAACTGATAAAACACGCATTTCTCCTTGAAGTCCTTGGGTGTTGACGATTTTACCAACATTATAAAATTTCATTACTACTCCTATTTCATCTTACTTACTGTCACTTCGATTTCTTTGACACCATTAAAAACAATCAATTTTTCAGAAAATCAATCATCTCTTATTTTATCATTTTCCAAATAAAATTGCACTCACTATCTTAATCATCACAAGTCAAACAGCTTCTCTAAAATGTCCAACAATTTCAGTTGATACCTTTTCGAATCTCAGTTGTATGCAAAAAAACCTCTCAACTTCTAAAATCGAGAGGAATGATAACATAATTTTTATTGTCTAGTGTTTTTTAATGTTTTTTTAGCTAGTAATAACAAGGTTGAAACACCTAACATAACAAAACCAACGAGACTCAAAATTGACACAGCACTATCTCCTGTTTGCGGAAGAGAGGCTTTGTTTTTGGGATTCATTTCTTTTGCTTTGCTTGTTTGCTTTTGATCAGCCAATGCATTCCCAGCTTTTTTCTGAGCTACTTCTTTAGGTTCTGCAGTTGTATCCTGTTTGTCCTTTTTATGGTTTGAAGGGGCTACTTGAGGTACTTCTGCTACTTTCTTAATCTGATCAGATGATAATGCGGCATTAATGCTATTTCCAGGCGTAATTGTATTCATTTTGATGCCGTTAACTGAGAATTGATAAAAGGTTCCATCCATTAGCTGATCTTCGAAAATCGCTTTACCATCCTGGTTTGTCATTAATTCAGCAACTTTCTGACCAAGTTTATTGAACAAAGTCACTGTTTGTCCACTCAAAGGTTCAGCATCCTCATTTACTACACGAATGGTAGCTGGCGTCTTAGTGTAAGTAGGAAGTGTATTTCCTTTTCCAGAAACATAGAATGCTGCTGCCTTTTCTTGACCATCTTTATCAGTCCTAATAGTATAACCTTGGGCTTTTCCATCAATGGAAACACTGATGTTCCTTGATAATGGCAGTTTATCAAAATCGACTTGACCACTAGCATTACTGTCAGCTGACTGCAAAGCTGTTTCTTTACCATCAGTAATATCAAACAATGAGACTTTTTTACCTTCTAGTACTTTACCATTATCACCTAAAACAGTTACTTTAAAAGAGAATGAACCTGCAGCTTGAGATGCATTTACTACAGGAGATTCAACTTTCTCACTATTACTCGTTGTATCAAGAGCTGTATTAACTGAAATCCCAGGAATCGTTTCACCCATTTTTTTCCCATCAATATAAAATGGATAGTGAGTACCATCAAGAAGATTCTTTGTAAAACGTGCTAAACCTGAGTTATCCGTAAGGACACGATCAACTAGATTCCCTTGTCTGTCTTTTAAAATGACTTCTTTGTTTGGAATAGGTTCAGCATCTTGATTTGAAACTAAAACAACTAATGGCTTATTTGTATAGCTCGGCGCTCCTTTTCCAAGTCCGTCTGCTGTAAAACTAGAAGCCAATGTAGTTCCTGCTTGATCAGTTCTCAAGGTATAACCTTTGGTTTTTCCATCAACCGAAACACTAATGTTTCGGTTCAGAGGTAAACTAGAAAAAATGGCTTGCCCTTGACTATTTGAAACCTGAGATTGAATCGGTTTTGAAATGCCATCTGTAATATCAGTTAAAAGAACCGTTTTTCCAGATAGTGTTGCTCCTTTACTATCTACAACACTTGCAACAAAATTAAAGCTTCCAGTTGAAACAGTAGCACTTGATGGTGCACTTGTTGAATCTGCAATAACGACACTTGCTAAATTCCCATTTACCAAGACTAAACTTGACAAAGTAGCAACCGTTAAAAGGCTTTTAGAAAAGCAAAAATATTTTTTCATGTGTCTCCTTTACTTAACCAGTTAAGTACATATTCTAAAATAATAACCTCAAGGGTCATTAAAATACTACTATAAAATACTTAACCAGTCAAGTATTTTATGTAAAAAAACCTTTAAAACTAAATAAATTAGCCTTAAAGGTTAAAATAATTACACACAAAGTTCTATCTCTTATTTTTCATCAATAACGAGTCTAACTTTTTTTCCTTGTGTTGGTACCGAATAGACTATCGATCTTATCGCCGTAATGGTACGACCTTTTTTTCCGATAACACGACCGATGTCTTGAGCATCCAAGTCAAGATGATACTCAAGAAAATCAGGAGTATCTTCAATTTTAATGGTAAGATTGTCAGGTTGTGAAATCAATGGTTTCACAATGGCGATAATAAGATTTTCAATGGTATCCATAGGCATATATTATTTTGAGAATTTTTGATTGTGGAATTTCGTCATAACTCCAGCTTTTGAAAGAATGTTACGTACTGTATCTGAAGGTTGAGCTCCTTTTGATAACCAGTCAAGAATACGATCTTCTTTTAGAGTTACTTGGTTTTCAGTTACAAGTGGGTTGTATGTTCCAACAGTTTCGATGAAACGACCATCACGTGGTGCAAGTGAATCTGCAATGTTGATACGGTAGAAAGGTTTTTTCTTAGAACCCATACGAGTTAAACGGATTTTTACTGCCATTTTTGTAATATCTCTTTTCTTTAATGTTTTATCAGAAACGCTACACATTTCTTACTTTATCTAGTATAAGGTATTTCATGATTTCTGTCAAGTTTTTTTCTTGACACTTCTCTTTTTTTATTTGACAACCCAAAACACATCCAAGTAACATAAAAGGCGTAGAATTCCGTCATCGAAAACGCTTATTCTACGCCTTTTTAAAGTGATGTTAAGAAGAATTGCTATTCAAGATTTTCCTTATTCATATTAAAATACGAATAATAGGAATCCCTAAATTAATTTACTGAGTAACTGACCACCATGAATCCAAAAGTAGCTATATACTACCATTGATATTGGGCGACAGAGAATAATAATTAGTAAAAATTTTTTAAATGATATTTTACTGAGTCCTGTTATCATTATCATCACATCTGCAGGCGCTACCGGTGAAATCATATTTAAGATAAAAATACGCTCATATATCTTCGAAGCTAATTTTTCTTCATATACCACCATTTTTTCATCATCAATAAAGAGAAGAACAAATGGTTTTCCGAATTTCCTAACTAAAATAAATAGTAAAGACGACCCTAAAATTATCCCAACAACATTAAGAAATAATCCCAATATAGGGCCAAAAGTTAGGAAACCAACAACAGTTGTAATTCCCCCAGGAATTATTGGGATAACAACCTGAATAATTTGAACAAGGAAAAAAACAATTGATCCAATTAAAAGATGGTCTTTAATTAATTGAGATAAAGCCTGCGGATTATTGAAAATGTCTAACTTTCCAACCAAATAACAGATAAACGTTAGCGAGAAAAGAATAGACAATACCCCAATTAATCGAACAATTTTTTTCAATTGAGCATGGCTTAATCTCAGTTTATTCATAGCGCAAAGCCTCAATCGGATCAAGTTTGCTTGCTTTGTTAGCAGGCAACATCCCAAAAATAATACCAATTGATGCTGAGAAAATAATAGCAATTGCTGCAACATCCATTGAAACAGTAGCATTCTTCAGCTTCATAGCCTCACCCAGTACACCAACTGAACTGTAAGCAATTCCCAAACCTGCTAAGCCACCTAAGATAGTTAAAACAATAGATTCAATTAAGAATTGTGTTAATATTTTCAAACGAGTTGCTCCAAGAGCTTTTCGTAACCCAATCTCCCGAGTTCTTTCTGTAACAGATACAAGCATAATATTCATAACACCAATCCCACCAACTAAAAGCGAAATTCCAGCAATTGAACCAATAACACCTGTCATAATACCGAATTGCTGTTCTACTTCTTTGATAACAGCACTGTTGTCTGGAATAGCATACTTGCCACCTTTTACGTTTGTTTGGTTCGTTAACATTTCAGCTGCTTGTTCGCCAAGTTTAATACTTTCTTTTATATCATTGACATGGATGAACATTGAGCCAACATCGTTGACATGGAATTCTGAAGCGACTTGGGTATTAGCCATAACTGAGCCACCTGATGATGGTCCCATCATTGTGAAGCTTGGGGCATCTGTTTTATAAACACCAACAACTAAATAATCTTTCCCTGCAAGACTGACCACTTTATTAAGAGCATCTTGATAATTCCCTTTGCCAAATAGTTCATTCGAAAGGTCTGTATCTAGTAAGATAATACGAGAAAAATTTTCATAGTCATTGTCATTAAGTGTACGTCCTGCAACAATGTCATATTTTTTTACTTTGAAATAATTTTTGCTGACACCTGTTATAGAAGAACTTTTAACTTTTTTCTTCTCAAAAGAAATATCTGCCGATGCTGAGTTAGTGAAATAGTATGAATCAATTCCTTTAATTTCTTTGACAATCTCTTCAAACCACTCACGTTTAATATCTTTAGTATTACTTTTAATATCTTTAGTATTACTTTTAATATCTAAACTTGCATAGGGATCATTCTCATCTTTTTTAGCCTTAAAATAAATCTGTACTTCTTTATTTTTTGTTGAAAATGAGTTGGTAACACTTGTCTTCATTGCATTTCCCAATCCCATAATGATAACAACTGCTGCAACCCCAATAATAATTCCTAGCATGGTCAAAATCGACCTCATCTTATGTCCCCAGATTGAACTAAGGGCAAATTTCCAATTTTCCATTTGTTTCCTCCTTAGTCAACTATTCGAACACTATCTGTCGTATCCATTGTTATTTCTCCGTCACGGATAACAATCTTACGCGTTGCATAATCAGCGATTTCTGGTTCATGGGTAACCATAATTATTGTTTTACCTTCTTTATTAAGGTTAGATAAAAGTTGCATAATTTGCTCACCAGTATGGGTATCTAATGCTCCTGTTGGTTCATCAGCCAAAATAATTGATGGATTATTGACCAAAGCTCTAGCAATGGCCACCCTTTGTTTTTGGCCACCTGATAACTCTGATGGCAAATGCTTCATGCGAGTTTCCAATTCCACTTTTTGGAGAAACTGTTTTGCTAATTCTTTTCGTTTAGAAACTCCAATTCCAGCATAAATCAAAGGCAACTCAACATTTTGTAACGCATTTAATTTTGATAATAAGAAGAACTGTTGGAAAACAAAGCCAATTTCTTCATTTCTTACTTGTGCTAATTTCTTGTCATTTAATTGCTCAACTTCGGTACCACTAAGAGAATAGTCACCACTACTTGGTCTATCGAGTAAACCGATGATATTCATTAGAGTAGATTTCCCCGAACCAGAAGGGCCCATAATAGCAAGAAATTCTCCTTCATAAACTGTCAAGTCAATGCCTTTAAGTACTTGAAGTTCTTGTTCTCCATTCTTATACGACTTAACAATGTTTCTTAAATTGATGATTTCTTTATCTGTATTTGACACTATTGCCTCACCTCTGTT
Protein-coding sequences here:
- a CDS encoding ABC transporter permease encodes the protein MENWKFALSSIWGHKMRSILTMLGIIIGVAAVVIIMGLGNAMKTSVTNSFSTKNKEVQIYFKAKKDENDPYASLDIKSNTKDIKSNTKDIKREWFEEIVKEIKGIDSYYFTNSASADISFEKKKVKSSSITGVSKNYFKVKKYDIVAGRTLNDNDYENFSRIILLDTDLSNELFGKGNYQDALNKVVSLAGKDYLVVGVYKTDAPSFTMMGPSSGGSVMANTQVASEFHVNDVGSMFIHVNDIKESIKLGEQAAEMLTNQTNVKGGKYAIPDNSAVIKEVEQQFGIMTGVIGSIAGISLLVGGIGVMNIMLVSVTERTREIGLRKALGATRLKILTQFLIESIVLTILGGLAGLGIAYSSVGVLGEAMKLKNATVSMDVAAIAIIFSASIGIIFGMLPANKASKLDPIEALRYE
- the rpsP gene encoding 30S ribosomal protein S16, with the translated sequence MAVKIRLTRMGSKKKPFYRINIADSLAPRDGRFIETVGTYNPLVTENQVTLKEDRILDWLSKGAQPSDTVRNILSKAGVMTKFHNQKFSK
- a CDS encoding TVP38/TMEM64 family protein; its protein translation is MNKLRLSHAQLKKIVRLIGVLSILFSLTFICYLVGKLDIFNNPQALSQLIKDHLLIGSIVFFLVQIIQVVIPIIPGGITTVVGFLTFGPILGLFLNVVGIILGSSLLFILVRKFGKPFVLLFIDDEKMVVYEEKLASKIYERIFILNMISPVAPADVMIMITGLSKISFKKFLLIIILCRPISMVVYSYFWIHGGQLLSKLI
- a CDS encoding ABC transporter ATP-binding protein — encoded protein: MSNTDKEIINLRNIVKSYKNGEQELQVLKGIDLTVYEGEFLAIMGPSGSGKSTLMNIIGLLDRPSSGDYSLSGTEVEQLNDKKLAQVRNEEIGFVFQQFFLLSKLNALQNVELPLIYAGIGVSKRKELAKQFLQKVELETRMKHLPSELSGGQKQRVAIARALVNNPSIILADEPTGALDTHTGEQIMQLLSNLNKEGKTIIMVTHEPEIADYATRKIVIRDGEITMDTTDSVRIVD